A genomic window from Lotus japonicus ecotype B-129 chromosome 1, LjGifu_v1.2 includes:
- the LOC130721259 gene encoding uncharacterized protein LOC130721259 — translation MECDMSVLSPSGDGSAKPPDKGTQPQHVSFKDKLMGGSPVSPPREFVDLIDNGKMKVIYVNDNPLLPKIVVEREVIENMSSPWKDALVISLLGKRLGYKLMKAKLTSLWRLAGEFDLMDVDNGFFMVKFDRTEDRDRVISGGPWMIFDHYLAVATWSPEFISPAAKVKKTLAWIRIPGLNVIFYDESYLMSAARAIGKPVKLDRSTLKAERGRFARICVELDLAKPVVGKICLEDYWYKVEYEGLHVICTKCGCYGHRSRECTGLPTTAPNGVQKGATGVTAVAQEEVPATGDKGGDMGCQAMEILLPSEAVTEEISIDDAIQVDKPELIANDEGDPLGQWMTVVKRKKIERSQRKKQHGILGISHVDKYSSKGGTGSKKEKGKEVIITEGSKGTAVFQFGSTNGPANQLMMINKKRRTRGYEWERGDHDAVNASHQTPLRILGRNDEVMESVSEGINGINSVKETDVELAHDTITINAND, via the exons ATGGAGTGTGATATGTCTGTTCTCTCTCCCTCTGGAGATGGCAGCGCGAAGCCACCGGACAAGGGCACTCAACCGCAACATGTTTCCTTTAAGGACAAGCTCATGGGGGGTTCTCCTGTTTCCCCACCACGTGAATTCGTAGACTTGATTGACAATGGTAAGATGAAGGTGATCTATGTGAATGATAATCCACTGCTACCAAAAATAGTAGTGGAACGGGAGGTGATTGAGAACATGTCCTCACCGTGGAAGGATGCTCTTGTCATCTCCCTTCTGGGCAAAAGACTAGGATACAAGCTCATGAAGGCTAAATTGACGAGCCTCTGGAGGCTGGCTGGCGAATTTGATCTCATGGATGTGGATAATGGCTTCTTCATGGTCAAATTTGACAGAACTGAGGACAGAGACAGGGTCATTAGTGGAGGACCCTGGATGATCTTTGATCATTACCTGGCGGTGGCCACCTGGAGCCCGGAGTTCATATCACCGGCTGCAAAGGTTAAGAAAACGTTGGCATGGATTCGCATCCCTGGTCTCAATGTCATATTTTATGATGAGAGCTATCTGATGTCGGCTGCAAGAGCCATAGGCAAGCCTGTGAAGCTGGATAGGAGCACACTCAAGGCGGAAAGGGGACGGTTTGCACGAATATGTGTAGAGCTTGACCTGGCTAAACCAGTTGTGGGAAAGATCTGTCTGGAGGACTACTGGTACAAGGTAGAATATGAGGGGCTCCATGTCATTTGCACCAAGTGCGGATGCTACGGGCACAGATCCAGGGAATGCACGGGCCTGCCAACTACAGCGCCAAATGGAGTTCAGAAAGGAGCAACCGGGGTGACGGCGGTGGCCCAAGAAGAGGTGCCAGCCACCGGAGACAAGGGCGGAGACATGGGGTGCCAAGCCATGGAAATTCTGTTACCTAGTGAGGCGGTTACAGAGGAAATCAGCATTGATGACGCCATTCAAGTTGACAAACCAGAATTAATTGCCAATGATGAGGGGGACCCACTAGGCCAATGGATGACCGTggtaaagaggaaaaaaatagaaagaagtCAACG CAAGAAACAACACGGAATCTTAGGCATATCCCACGTTGACAAGTATAGTAGCAAAGGTGGGACCGGAAGTAAAAAGGAGAAAGGCAAAGAAGTTATTATTACTGAAGGGAGTAAGGGGACAGCGGTGTTCCAGTTTGGAAGCACGAATGGGCCAGCAAACCAATTGATGATGATCAATAAAAAACGCCGGACACGAGGCTATGAATGGGAGCGTGGGGACCACGACGCAGTCAACGCGAGTCATCAAACCCCCCTCCGGATTTTGGGCCGCAATGATGAGGTAATGGAATCAGTTAGCGAGGGAATCAATGGGATCAACTCAGTCAAGGAAACTGATGTGGAGCTGGCACACGACACAATCACCATTAATGCCAATGATTAG